The Caldisalinibacter kiritimatiensis genome has a window encoding:
- a CDS encoding DRTGG domain-containing protein: MKLVEIKEILNAEVLVGEEFLQREVISAFGSDLMSDVLAFVNDSTVLLTGLTNLQVIRTAEMVDLFAIVFVRGKMPSKEILKMAKQNNITIMKTDDILYTACGKLYSKGLKGVEIMGEAYNE, from the coding sequence GTGAAGTTGGTTGAAATTAAAGAGATTCTAAATGCAGAAGTTTTAGTGGGGGAGGAGTTTTTACAAAGAGAAGTAATATCAGCTTTTGGTTCCGATTTGATGAGTGATGTATTAGCGTTTGTTAACGATAGTACTGTCTTATTAACCGGATTAACTAATTTACAGGTAATAAGGACTGCTGAAATGGTAGATTTATTTGCAATAGTATTTGTAAGAGGAAAGATGCCGAGTAAAGAAATATTAAAAATGGCTAAACAAAATAATATAACAATTATGAAGACGGATGATATTTTATATACTGCTTGTGGTAAATTGTATAGCAAAGGTCTTAAAGGAGTAGAAATAATGGGTGAGGCGTATAATGAATAG
- a CDS encoding SPOR domain-containing protein — MRRSRRSRKKLNNKNKVITVLAFFVFAPTVAVILGLALVKYFIYPIFTNEELSINKDRGQQVQETNANSTNTIENKEDSNTETADSEELQLEKTLVINGVNIFNVQVGSFSDIKNAGNLIKDMEEKGLCGYIIKADTNYKVFAGSFYNREEADEYIKEIKKYYKDSFINSAIIGQKSIKYKPEDSEYIDQVSDLLATVTNAYGQECSLWPNALLEDDKELLKQSMVNNTESIEQKIELVEEKVVSEQLSEIINNLKGTIQVRKEICSKLENKDSNLIKEYKKFNQSLFNYGVSN, encoded by the coding sequence GTGAGGCGTTCAAGGCGTTCAAGAAAAAAGCTAAATAATAAAAATAAAGTTATAACGGTTTTAGCATTTTTTGTATTCGCGCCAACTGTAGCAGTAATACTTGGATTAGCATTAGTTAAGTATTTTATTTATCCTATTTTTACTAATGAGGAATTAAGTATAAATAAAGACAGGGGGCAACAAGTACAAGAGACAAATGCAAATTCAACTAATACAATAGAAAATAAAGAGGATTCTAATACAGAGACAGCAGATTCCGAAGAGCTTCAGTTAGAAAAAACACTAGTAATTAATGGAGTAAATATATTTAATGTTCAGGTTGGTAGCTTTTCCGATATAAAGAACGCAGGAAATTTGATTAAAGATATGGAAGAAAAAGGTCTTTGTGGATATATAATTAAGGCAGATACCAACTACAAAGTATTTGCAGGAAGTTTTTACAATAGAGAAGAAGCTGATGAGTATATTAAGGAAATAAAGAAGTATTATAAAGATTCGTTTATAAACTCAGCAATCATAGGTCAAAAATCTATAAAATATAAACCTGAGGATAGTGAATATATTGACCAAGTTTCAGATTTATTAGCAACGGTAACTAATGCTTATGGACAAGAATGTAGTTTATGGCCTAATGCATTATTAGAAGATGATAAAGAACTTCTTAAACAAAGCATGGTAAATAATACAGAGAGTATAGAACAAAAGATTGAGTTGGTTGAAGAAAAAGTAGTTAGTGAGCAACTAAGTGAAATTATTAACAATTTAAAAGGGACTATTCAAGTTAGAAAAGAAATTTGTTCTAAACTTGAAAATAAAGATTCTAACTTAATAAAAGAATATAAAAAGTTTAATCAGAGTTTATTTAATTATGGGGTTTCTAATTAA
- the coaE gene encoding dephospho-CoA kinase (Dephospho-CoA kinase (CoaE) performs the final step in coenzyme A biosynthesis.), whose protein sequence is MIQSKKQVRIIGITGGISTGKSTVSRILIKEGYPVIDADIIAREVVRVGKTAYREIVNSFGEKILNQDMTINRERLGEIVFNDKESRLLLNKIVHSKVVEEIKSQIEMHSKEYNIIFLDIPLLIEEMDKLKEFGLHIDEIWLVYTDEETQLERLMKRDNLDKESAFRRIRAQMPIEKKKKYADVVIDNTGGIEELKDKIDALIVGLK, encoded by the coding sequence ATGATACAAAGTAAAAAACAAGTAAGGATAATAGGTATCACTGGGGGGATATCTACCGGTAAGAGTACTGTATCAAGAATATTAATTAAAGAAGGATATCCAGTAATAGATGCAGATATCATAGCTAGAGAAGTTGTAAGAGTTGGCAAAACAGCATATCGTGAGATAGTAAATTCTTTTGGTGAAAAAATATTAAATCAAGATATGACTATAAATCGTGAAAGGCTTGGAGAAATAGTATTTAATGATAAAGAGAGTAGATTATTATTAAATAAAATAGTTCACTCAAAAGTAGTAGAAGAGATAAAAAGCCAAATCGAAATGCATTCAAAAGAGTATAATATAATTTTTTTGGATATACCATTACTAATAGAAGAGATGGATAAATTAAAGGAATTTGGATTACATATAGATGAGATTTGGTTGGTTTATACAGATGAGGAAACGCAATTAGAAAGACTGATGAAAAGGGACAACTTAGATAAAGAAAGTGCTTTTAGAAGAATTAGAGCTCAGATGCCTATAGAAAAAAAGAAAAAATATGCAGATGTAGTAATAGATAATACAGGAGGAATAGAAGAACTGAAGGATAAAATAGATGCTTTGATAGTGGGTTTAAAGTAA
- a CDS encoding peptide ABC transporter substrate-binding protein, producing the protein MRLKKISTVILSLLLIMTLVSCTVEDIQNNNGTKKEKEQNEVVEYEPSYGGELVVPISYVKTFNPLMNKDKSLYYFYKLIYEGLFEFDQNLNIKNVLAENYSIEDEGQVINIKLRQDVSWHDGEKFTAEDVKFTLDTIKYGAQNSVYREMMSSIFKPGKPGDLEHILNVEIIDEYNLKIIFDRSYSNALESLVLPILPRHQFVEDGINIKEAYESALELDNFKPVGTGPYKFETYNKLKSVTLVVNENWWKGKPYISRIIGKVLADDRLALTALKAGEIDLAVSVGVDWEKYAQNNKVKVFEYPTQRYEFLGFNFSKEIFTGEKGKVLREVIAYGTDKDEIIDKVYLDHAIKTDLPIPPFSWLVDENLNKFDFNVNKARDILEEAGWSDIDEDGIYEDVNGKELTLNLLTNSYNRLRKATADMIADNLTEVGIKVIKDYDSSNKENLTQDMINTQWENVQTKIANGDFDIVLTGWNLSYIPDLSFAFHSSQIEYGTNFIKYNNELMDKKLIEAFKAPSRNEKKSVYKEIQSILLEDLPYISLFFQESAILVNDKIHGEIQPKSFNIYYNIEEWFIPEIYQEDNKKDNNEDKQ; encoded by the coding sequence TTGAGATTAAAAAAGATATCTACTGTTATATTGTCTTTGCTGCTAATTATGACGTTGGTTAGTTGTACTGTTGAAGACATACAAAACAATAACGGCACAAAGAAAGAAAAAGAACAAAATGAAGTTGTAGAGTACGAGCCTAGCTATGGAGGAGAGTTGGTAGTACCTATATCTTATGTAAAGACTTTTAATCCACTAATGAACAAAGATAAGAGTTTATATTACTTTTATAAATTAATATATGAAGGATTATTTGAATTTGACCAAAATCTTAATATAAAGAACGTATTAGCAGAGAATTACAGTATAGAAGATGAAGGACAGGTTATTAATATAAAACTTAGACAAGATGTATCATGGCATGATGGAGAAAAATTTACAGCAGAAGATGTAAAGTTCACTTTAGATACTATAAAGTATGGAGCCCAAAATTCTGTTTATAGAGAAATGATGTCTAGTATATTTAAACCAGGAAAGCCTGGTGACTTAGAACATATTTTGAATGTTGAAATCATAGATGAATATAATTTAAAAATTATATTTGATAGAAGTTATAGTAATGCATTAGAGAGTCTTGTTTTACCTATATTGCCGAGACATCAGTTTGTAGAAGATGGAATAAATATAAAAGAAGCTTATGAAAGTGCTCTTGAATTAGATAATTTTAAGCCTGTAGGAACAGGCCCTTATAAATTTGAAACATATAACAAGTTAAAATCAGTTACTTTAGTAGTAAATGAAAATTGGTGGAAAGGAAAACCGTATATAAGTAGAATTATAGGTAAAGTTTTAGCAGATGATAGATTGGCTTTAACGGCTCTTAAAGCAGGAGAGATAGATTTAGCAGTATCAGTAGGTGTAGATTGGGAGAAATATGCACAAAATAATAAAGTGAAAGTTTTTGAGTATCCTACTCAAAGATACGAATTTTTAGGATTTAATTTTAGTAAGGAGATATTTACTGGTGAAAAAGGTAAAGTATTAAGAGAAGTGATTGCCTATGGAACAGATAAAGACGAGATTATAGATAAAGTATATTTAGACCATGCTATTAAGACAGATTTACCTATACCTCCTTTTTCATGGCTTGTTGATGAAAACTTAAATAAATTTGATTTCAATGTTAATAAAGCTAGAGATATATTAGAGGAAGCAGGATGGTCTGATATAGATGAAGATGGTATATATGAAGATGTAAATGGAAAAGAACTAACTTTAAACTTATTAACTAATTCTTACAATAGATTAAGAAAAGCAACAGCAGATATGATTGCTGATAATTTAACTGAGGTTGGAATTAAAGTTATCAAAGATTATGATTCTAGTAATAAAGAAAATTTAACTCAAGATATGATTAATACTCAATGGGAAAATGTACAAACCAAAATAGCTAATGGAGATTTTGATATAGTATTAACTGGGTGGAATCTATCTTATATTCCTGATTTATCTTTTGCTTTTCATTCATCTCAAATTGAATATGGAACAAATTTTATTAAATATAATAATGAGCTGATGGATAAAAAATTAATCGAAGCTTTTAAAGCACCTTCACGAAATGAGAAAAAGTCAGTATATAAAGAGATTCAATCAATTTTATTAGAAGATTTACCTTATATAAGTTTGTTTTTTCAAGAATCGGCAATTCTTGTAAATGATAAAATTCACGGAGAAATACAACCTAAGTCATTTAATATTTACTATAACATAGAAGAATGGTTTATTCCTGAAATATATCAAGAAGATAACAAAAAAGATAACAATGAAGATAAGCAATAA
- the dinB gene encoding DNA polymerase IV: protein MANKAIIHVDMDAFYASIEQRDNPKLRNKPIAVGGNPNSRGVVSTASYEARKYGVKSAMSCKKAKILCPELIIVPVNKEKYKRVSKKLHKIFRKFSDKIEPISLDEAFIDVTGSNPIIVAKEIKKEIKQKLRLTASVGISNNKFLAKLASDMEKPDGFTVINKNDVEKILDPLPVRKLWGVGPKTEEQLNKLGIYKIKDLKNYDKNILIEKFGKKGIELIEFSKGIDNRPVEWRVKSQSIGEENTFSKDVSDINILRKAVNQYALDITKRIKKSHYLIKTVTVKIKYEDFTVETRSLTLKQPTDKLTIIRDTAHYILDNKFNIKKKVRLLGLTVSNFVYPNEPIQLRLDIDEYMRGTI, encoded by the coding sequence ATGGCTAATAAAGCAATAATACATGTAGATATGGATGCCTTTTATGCATCAATAGAACAAAGAGATAATCCAAAGTTAAGGAATAAGCCTATAGCTGTAGGAGGAAATCCTAATTCAAGAGGGGTTGTGTCTACGGCATCATATGAAGCAAGGAAATATGGAGTAAAGTCTGCAATGTCATGTAAGAAAGCGAAAATATTATGCCCTGAATTAATTATAGTACCAGTAAATAAGGAAAAATATAAGAGAGTTTCAAAGAAGCTACACAAAATTTTTAGGAAATTTAGTGACAAAATCGAACCAATTTCACTAGATGAAGCCTTTATAGATGTTACAGGTTCAAATCCTATAATAGTAGCAAAAGAAATAAAGAAAGAAATTAAGCAAAAACTAAGATTAACTGCATCTGTTGGTATATCAAATAATAAGTTTCTGGCAAAATTAGCTTCAGATATGGAAAAACCTGATGGTTTTACAGTTATTAATAAAAACGATGTAGAGAAGATTTTAGACCCTTTGCCAGTTAGAAAGCTTTGGGGTGTGGGACCAAAAACAGAAGAGCAGCTAAATAAACTAGGTATATATAAAATCAAAGATTTAAAGAATTATGATAAAAATATTTTGATTGAGAAGTTTGGTAAGAAAGGTATAGAATTGATTGAGTTTTCTAAAGGCATTGACAATAGGCCTGTAGAGTGGAGGGTTAAGAGCCAATCTATAGGAGAAGAAAATACATTTTCAAAAGATGTATCAGATATTAATATACTACGGAAAGCAGTAAATCAATATGCCTTAGATATAACAAAGAGAATAAAAAAATCTCATTATCTAATAAAAACAGTTACTGTTAAAATAAAATATGAAGATTTTACTGTTGAAACAAGAAGTTTAACACTTAAACAGCCGACAGATAAATTAACCATAATAAGGGATACTGCACATTATATCTTAGATAATAAGTTTAATATAAAGAAAAAAGTTAGGCTGTTAGGACTTACAGTATCAAATTTTGTATATCCTAACGAGCCAATTCAGTTAAGACTAGATATAGACGAATACATGAGGGGGACGATATAA
- a CDS encoding lytic transglycosylase domain-containing protein has product MHIITIKYRRLLLFFFIIIIICLGIVNLKWIGKKIYPLKYRKYIVKYSNEYDIDPLLVASIIRVESKFDTYAQSHKGARGLMQISRQTGRWGAEQVGIEDYTDDMLFEPEINIKLGCWYISKLNEQFDNNLPIVIAAYNGGSGNVTKWLANEKYSSDGITLDYIPFKETDQYVDKVLKNYKIYKILYNNEM; this is encoded by the coding sequence ATGCATATTATTACTATTAAGTATAGAAGATTGTTGTTGTTCTTCTTTATAATTATTATAATATGTTTAGGTATTGTAAATTTAAAGTGGATTGGCAAAAAAATATATCCATTAAAATATAGAAAATATATTGTTAAGTATTCTAATGAATACGATATAGACCCACTATTGGTTGCATCTATAATAAGAGTTGAAAGTAAATTCGATACATATGCTCAATCACATAAAGGAGCTAGAGGATTGATGCAAATATCAAGACAAACCGGTAGATGGGGAGCTGAACAAGTAGGAATTGAAGATTATACTGATGATATGCTTTTTGAGCCTGAAATTAATATAAAATTAGGTTGTTGGTACATAAGTAAATTAAATGAGCAATTTGATAATAATTTGCCTATTGTAATAGCAGCTTATAACGGTGGAAGTGGTAATGTAACAAAATGGTTAGCGAATGAAAAATACAGTAGTGACGGAATAACATTAGATTATATTCCATTTAAAGAAACAGACCAGTATGTAGATAAGGTATTGAAAAATTATAAAATATATAAAATACTTTATAACAATGAAATGTAA
- the polA gene encoding DNA polymerase I, which yields MDKKKLMILDGNSLLYRAFFALPPLTTKDGVYTNGVYGFLTMYYKLIEKYNPDYVGVAFDPKKPTFRHKEYEEYKAGRAKTPDELLSQFPILKEVLDKLGVTRLEIDDYEADDVAGTLAKFGEKHDLEVIIVTGDKDYLQLASDNTTVLITKKGITNLVEYDKDGVIDRYQITPEQFVDMKGLMGDKSDNIPGVPGVGEKTAIKLLKQFDSIEGVYENISEVSGKKLKERLIENQQQALMSKRLAKIITNIPLDIELDELKKEVPDNDALIKMYKELEFNSLLKKVKGNSDTSKKIEQDVEVVVNKEKIEDIIKQVDRKKRLVLKFLVDGEYPLKDDILALGIKIDEDKSYYIDFEQLNLEETLRIFKEIIESNDIKKSGHNLKKDILVFLKHNIHMQGIYFDSMIGQYLIAPSQNKYSLKNLAYEYLTIDIKNEEEILGKGRKKKAFKELQLEERVEFLSNQLNVIYNIEQPIIEKIEVQNMYKLYNEVEIPLIEVLASMEYEGFKVDVDKLNELGEEFDKKIEGLTKSIYDLAGEEFNINSPKQLGKILFEKLELPVIKKTKTGYSTSAEVLEKLSGEHDIIEKILEYRQITKLKSTYVDGLMSVIDGNTGKVHSSFNQTITTTGRISSTEPNLQNIPIKTEEGRKIRKVFVPQSEEYKLVDADYSQIELRVLAHISDDEKLKEAFFTDEDIHTKTASEVFGVPKEEVTSIMRSRAKAVNFGIMYGISDYGLSRDLKISRKEAKQYIENYLSNYKKVKEYMSNVIKCGKEKGYVETILNRRRYLPELKSRNYNVRSFGERMAMNTPIQGSAADIIKIAMVNVYKELKTRNMESKLILQVHDELIIEAHKDELEEVKSLLKSLMEDAVELSVPLKADMNTGDSWYDTK from the coding sequence TTGGATAAAAAGAAGTTAATGATACTAGACGGAAATAGTTTACTTTATAGAGCATTTTTTGCTTTACCACCTCTAACGACTAAAGATGGAGTATATACAAATGGTGTGTATGGATTTTTAACTATGTATTATAAATTAATAGAAAAATATAATCCTGATTATGTAGGAGTAGCTTTTGACCCTAAAAAACCTACATTTAGACATAAAGAGTATGAAGAGTATAAAGCAGGTAGGGCAAAAACTCCAGATGAATTATTAAGTCAATTCCCTATTTTGAAGGAAGTATTAGATAAACTTGGTGTTACTAGATTAGAGATAGATGATTATGAAGCCGATGATGTGGCGGGTACTTTAGCTAAATTTGGAGAAAAACACGACCTAGAAGTTATCATAGTGACTGGCGACAAAGATTATCTTCAATTAGCAAGTGATAATACTACAGTATTAATTACTAAAAAAGGTATAACGAACTTAGTTGAATATGATAAAGATGGGGTAATAGATAGATATCAAATAACACCAGAACAATTTGTAGATATGAAGGGGTTAATGGGAGATAAATCAGACAATATCCCTGGAGTTCCAGGAGTAGGAGAAAAAACAGCTATAAAGCTATTAAAGCAATTTGATTCTATAGAAGGTGTATATGAAAATATAAGCGAAGTAAGTGGAAAGAAATTAAAAGAAAGACTAATAGAAAACCAGCAACAAGCACTTATGAGTAAGAGATTAGCTAAAATTATAACAAATATACCATTAGATATTGAATTAGATGAGCTTAAAAAAGAAGTACCTGATAATGATGCCTTAATAAAAATGTATAAAGAATTAGAATTTAATAGCTTACTTAAAAAGGTAAAGGGTAATTCAGATACTAGTAAAAAAATAGAACAAGATGTAGAAGTGGTAGTTAATAAAGAAAAAATTGAAGATATAATAAAGCAAGTAGATAGGAAGAAAAGACTAGTATTGAAATTTTTAGTTGACGGTGAATATCCTTTAAAAGATGATATATTAGCTTTAGGTATAAAGATAGATGAGGATAAATCATATTACATAGATTTTGAGCAGTTAAATCTAGAAGAAACTTTACGCATATTTAAAGAAATAATAGAATCAAATGACATTAAGAAATCAGGTCATAATCTAAAAAAAGATATATTAGTTTTCTTAAAGCATAATATCCATATGCAAGGTATTTACTTTGACAGTATGATAGGACAATATTTAATAGCTCCATCACAAAATAAATATAGTTTAAAAAATTTAGCTTATGAATATTTAACAATAGATATTAAAAATGAAGAGGAGATATTAGGAAAAGGTAGAAAGAAAAAGGCATTTAAAGAGTTACAGCTAGAAGAAAGAGTTGAATTTCTATCTAATCAGTTAAATGTTATATATAACATAGAACAGCCAATAATAGAAAAGATAGAAGTACAGAATATGTATAAACTTTATAATGAAGTAGAAATCCCTCTTATAGAGGTATTAGCAAGTATGGAGTATGAAGGATTTAAAGTTGATGTAGATAAGCTAAATGAGCTAGGGGAAGAATTTGATAAAAAAATAGAAGGGCTTACGAAAAGTATATATGATTTAGCAGGAGAAGAATTTAATATAAACTCTCCAAAGCAGTTAGGAAAAATATTATTTGAAAAGCTCGAGCTACCAGTTATTAAGAAAACAAAAACAGGTTATTCAACTAGTGCAGAAGTTTTAGAAAAATTAAGTGGTGAACATGATATTATTGAAAAAATACTTGAATATAGACAGATAACTAAGCTTAAATCTACTTATGTAGATGGTTTAATGTCAGTAATAGATGGAAATACGGGGAAGGTACATTCAAGCTTTAATCAAACAATAACTACAACTGGAAGAATTAGTAGTACTGAACCTAATCTACAAAACATACCAATAAAAACAGAAGAGGGTAGGAAAATAAGAAAAGTATTTGTACCTCAAAGTGAAGAATATAAATTAGTTGATGCGGACTATTCTCAAATTGAACTAAGAGTATTAGCTCATATTTCTGATGATGAAAAGTTAAAAGAAGCATTTTTTACTGATGAGGATATACATACAAAGACAGCTTCAGAGGTCTTTGGCGTACCTAAAGAAGAAGTTACTAGTATTATGAGGAGTAGAGCAAAGGCTGTTAATTTTGGTATAATGTATGGTATAAGTGATTATGGTCTAAGCAGAGATTTGAAAATAAGTAGAAAGGAAGCTAAGCAGTATATTGAAAACTACTTATCTAATTACAAAAAAGTAAAAGAGTATATGAGTAATGTAATAAAGTGCGGAAAAGAGAAAGGATATGTAGAAACAATATTAAATAGAAGGAGATATTTACCTGAGCTAAAATCAAGAAATTATAATGTTAGGTCCTTTGGCGAAAGAATGGCTATGAACACGCCTATACAGGGAAGTGCAGCGGACATAATTAAAATAGCTATGGTGAATGTTTATAAAGAATTAAAAACAAGAAACATGGAGTCTAAATTAATACTTCAAGTACATGACGAATTGATAATAGAAGCTCATAAAGATGAGTTAGAAGAAGTTAAATCATTATTGAAGAGTCTTATGGAAGACGCAGTTGAGCTAAGTGTTCCTTTAAAAGCTGATATGAATACGGGGGATAGCTGGTATGATACAAAGTAA
- a CDS encoding nicotinate phosphoribosyltransferase → MENNKALKSLKDVEEYKIDREKRKLFSANHDDILSGATTDIYFLRTLDILNHMGVADREVTAEIFARKKGIFAGIEEVKNILKDKNIEMWALEEGTEFEPKETLVRIKGPYKEFAIYESVILGCLASPCGWATAASEVKEACGDKPFVCFGTRHLHPSVAPVMERAARLGGASSVSNILTAKLLGEEPTGTLPHASFLVAGDTLEVAKVYNEIMPEDHKRIVLVDTFKDEIEESLRLAEELGRNLYGIRLDTPSERGGVTPELVKELRARLDLNGYTWVKIFVSGGLKPEKIKILSEVGVDAFGVGSYISGAPAIDMTMDIKEVDGKPVAKRGRIPGIVENDKLVKML, encoded by the coding sequence ATGGAAAATAATAAAGCTTTAAAAAGTCTAAAAGACGTTGAAGAATATAAAATAGATAGAGAAAAAAGAAAACTTTTTTCAGCAAATCATGATGACATTTTAAGTGGAGCGACTACTGATATATATTTCTTAAGAACATTAGATATATTAAATCATATGGGAGTTGCAGACAGAGAAGTTACTGCAGAAATATTTGCAAGAAAGAAAGGTATATTTGCAGGTATTGAGGAAGTGAAAAACATATTAAAGGATAAAAATATTGAAATGTGGGCATTAGAAGAAGGGACTGAGTTTGAACCTAAGGAAACTTTAGTTAGAATAAAAGGACCATACAAAGAGTTTGCAATATACGAGTCAGTGATATTAGGGTGTTTAGCAAGTCCTTGTGGTTGGGCTACAGCAGCAAGTGAAGTGAAAGAGGCTTGTGGAGATAAACCTTTTGTATGCTTTGGTACAAGGCATCTACACCCTTCAGTAGCTCCAGTTATGGAAAGGGCTGCAAGATTAGGCGGTGCTAGTAGTGTTAGCAATATTTTAACAGCTAAGTTATTAGGTGAAGAACCAACAGGTACATTACCACATGCTTCATTTTTAGTTGCTGGAGATACATTAGAGGTAGCTAAAGTATATAACGAAATAATGCCAGAAGATCATAAAAGAATTGTTTTAGTTGACACATTTAAAGATGAAATTGAGGAATCTTTAAGACTTGCAGAAGAGCTAGGTAGAAACTTATATGGTATTAGATTAGATACTCCAAGTGAAAGAGGAGGAGTAACTCCAGAACTAGTTAAAGAATTACGAGCGAGATTAGATTTAAATGGATATACATGGGTTAAGATTTTTGTATCAGGTGGATTAAAACCAGAAAAAATAAAAATTTTATCAGAAGTAGGAGTAGATGCATTTGGTGTGGGAAGTTACATATCAGGAGCTCCCGCAATTGATATGACTATGGATATAAAAGAAGTAGATGGTAAACCAGTTGCAAAAAGAGGAAGGATACCAGGTATTGTAGAAAATGATAAATTAGTTAAGATGTTGTAA